The following are encoded in a window of Rhizobium sp. WYJ-E13 genomic DNA:
- the zapE gene encoding cell division protein ZapE: MQPMPDYSLSVTEQLKSLTASGTLQVDSAQMDVAKCLDRVLASLKQKRPAAKSSALGWLFASKKKSEAGIRGLYIHGSVGRGKTMLMDMFFAMAPCRKKRRAHFHEFMADVHNRIAAHRQKLKNGETKQADPIPPVASALFEEAELLCFDEFTVTDIADAMILSRLFSELFARGCVLVATSNVEPDNLYKDGLNRGLFLPFVTLLKKHVEIVTLDSPTDYRMEKLNSQPIYLVPIDELTDMAMDASWTQALHGRKAQPVEIPMKGRAIHVPLAADRMARFSFADLCDKPLGAADFLAISERFDTIFLDHVPLLGPEKRNQIKRFIILIDTLYDHGIRLYVSAAAMPEDLLVERRGTEGFEFDRTASRLFEMRSAEYLAAHHERRAAE, encoded by the coding sequence ATGCAGCCAATGCCAGACTATTCGCTCAGCGTCACCGAGCAGCTCAAATCGCTGACCGCTTCGGGGACGTTGCAGGTCGATTCCGCGCAGATGGACGTGGCCAAGTGCCTCGATCGGGTGCTCGCTTCCCTCAAGCAGAAACGGCCGGCGGCCAAAAGCAGCGCGCTCGGCTGGTTGTTCGCATCCAAGAAGAAGTCCGAGGCCGGTATCAGGGGTCTCTATATCCATGGCAGCGTCGGACGCGGCAAGACGATGCTAATGGACATGTTCTTCGCGATGGCGCCCTGCCGGAAAAAGCGACGCGCGCATTTCCACGAATTCATGGCCGATGTGCACAATCGCATCGCCGCCCACCGGCAGAAGCTGAAGAACGGCGAGACGAAACAGGCCGATCCGATACCGCCGGTTGCCTCCGCGCTTTTCGAGGAGGCGGAACTGCTCTGCTTCGACGAATTCACGGTCACCGACATCGCCGATGCGATGATCCTGTCGCGGCTGTTTTCCGAGCTTTTCGCTCGCGGTTGTGTGCTGGTGGCAACCTCGAATGTCGAGCCCGACAATCTCTACAAGGATGGCCTCAATCGCGGGCTCTTCCTGCCCTTCGTCACGCTGCTCAAAAAGCATGTCGAGATCGTCACGCTCGATTCTCCGACTGACTATCGGATGGAGAAGCTGAACAGTCAGCCGATCTATCTCGTTCCGATCGACGAGCTCACCGACATGGCGATGGATGCCTCATGGACGCAGGCGCTGCATGGCCGCAAGGCGCAGCCGGTGGAGATCCCCATGAAGGGCCGGGCAATCCATGTACCACTCGCTGCCGACCGGATGGCGCGTTTCTCCTTCGCCGATCTCTGCGATAAGCCGTTGGGTGCAGCCGATTTTCTGGCCATCTCCGAACGCTTCGATACGATCTTTCTGGATCACGTTCCGCTACTCGGTCCGGAAAAGCGAAACCAGATCAAGCGCTTCATCATTCTGATCGACACGCTCTACGATCACGGCATCCGTCTTTACGTTTCCGCCGCTGCCATGCCCGAAGATCTGCTCGTCGAAAGACGCGGCACCGAAGGCTTTGAATTCGATCGCACGGCATCCCGTCTTTTTGAGATGAGAAGTGCTGAATATCTCGCGGCGCATCACGAACGGCGGGCTGCCGAGTAA
- the sucC gene encoding ADP-forming succinate--CoA ligase subunit beta translates to MNIHEYQAKALLKGYGAPVAEGVAILKVEEAVAAAKSLPGPLYVVKSQIHAGGRGKGKFKELGPDAKGGVRLAKSIDEVVAHAKEMLGNTLVTAQTGEAGKQVNRLYIEDGADIARELYCSLLVDRSVGKVAFVVSTEGGMDIEAVAHDTPEKIHTIAIDPEAGVTAADVAAITKALQLDGAAAEDAKTLFPVLYKAFGEKDMALLEVNPLIVMKDGHLRVLDAKMSFDGNALFRHDDVRALRDETEEDAKEIEASKWDLAYVALDGNIGCMVNGAGLAMATMDIIKLYGKEPANFCDVGGGAGKEKVAAAFKIITADPKVEGILVNIFGGIMKCDVIAEGVIAAVKEVGLKVPLVVRLEGTNVDLGKKILNESGLAITAADDLDDAAKKIVAAING, encoded by the coding sequence ATGAATATTCACGAATATCAGGCCAAGGCTCTGCTGAAGGGCTATGGCGCGCCGGTCGCGGAAGGCGTGGCTATCCTCAAGGTCGAGGAAGCCGTTGCCGCCGCCAAGTCGCTTCCCGGCCCGCTCTACGTGGTCAAGAGCCAGATCCATGCGGGCGGCCGCGGTAAGGGCAAGTTCAAGGAGCTCGGCCCGGATGCCAAGGGCGGCGTTCGTCTCGCCAAGTCGATCGATGAAGTCGTTGCGCATGCCAAGGAGATGCTCGGCAATACGCTGGTGACGGCGCAGACCGGTGAAGCCGGCAAGCAGGTCAACCGTCTCTACATCGAAGACGGTGCCGATATTGCCCGGGAACTCTATTGCTCGCTCCTGGTCGACCGCTCGGTCGGCAAGGTGGCTTTCGTCGTTTCGACCGAGGGCGGCATGGACATCGAAGCCGTCGCCCACGACACGCCTGAGAAGATCCACACGATCGCCATCGATCCGGAAGCCGGCGTTACGGCGGCCGACGTTGCTGCCATCACCAAGGCGCTTCAGCTCGACGGTGCGGCCGCAGAAGATGCAAAGACGCTCTTCCCGGTGCTCTATAAGGCATTCGGCGAGAAGGACATGGCCCTGCTCGAGGTCAATCCGCTGATCGTCATGAAGGATGGCCATCTGCGCGTCCTCGACGCCAAGATGTCTTTCGATGGCAATGCGCTGTTCCGTCATGACGACGTCAGGGCGCTGCGCGACGAGACGGAAGAGGATGCCAAGGAAATCGAGGCCTCCAAGTGGGACCTCGCCTATGTGGCGCTCGACGGCAACATCGGCTGCATGGTCAACGGCGCAGGCCTTGCCATGGCGACGATGGACATCATCAAGCTCTACGGCAAGGAGCCGGCGAACTTCTGCGACGTCGGCGGCGGCGCCGGCAAGGAGAAGGTTGCTGCGGCCTTCAAGATCATCACCGCAGACCCCAAGGTCGAAGGCATTCTCGTCAACATCTTCGGCGGCATCATGAAGTGCGATGTCATTGCCGAAGGCGTCATTGCCGCGGTCAAGGAAGTCGGTCTCAAGGTTCCGCTCGTGGTTCGCCTCGAAGGCACCAATGTCGATCTCGGCAAGAAGATCCTGAACGAGTCGGGTCTGGCCATCACGGCGGCTGACGACCTGGACGATGCGGCCAAGAAGATCGTCGCGGCGATCAACGGCTAA
- a CDS encoding nucleotidyltransferase domain-containing protein, whose amino-acid sequence MSVDISIGIDDFDPEAVAEIRSRLASVKQQGIRIGFAIESGSRAWGFPSPDSDYDCRFVYVRPVSDHIGLALHRDVIEFPIVGDIDTGGWDLRKALLLALKGNAVLVEWTKSPIAYEEEPGFRDRLSEVLDEIMVPQKVALHYIGLLRRHWQAHGDGPIKLKKLLYAIRPAIALERMRTTDFRKLPPMNMMKGLAAVSIDHELRKAIHDLVMVKSQTREMGEGMPPERIRSFLAASIERYVDLAERIEPDQEAESRAHHRADIFYQQEVQRAIG is encoded by the coding sequence GTGAGCGTCGATATTTCCATTGGAATCGATGATTTCGATCCCGAGGCGGTCGCTGAAATTCGTTCGCGGCTCGCCTCGGTCAAACAGCAGGGCATCCGTATCGGTTTTGCAATCGAAAGCGGCAGCCGCGCCTGGGGCTTTCCGTCGCCCGACAGCGATTATGATTGCCGTTTCGTCTATGTCCGCCCGGTCTCGGACCACATCGGGCTGGCCTTGCATCGCGATGTGATCGAGTTTCCGATCGTCGGTGATATAGACACGGGCGGTTGGGACCTACGCAAAGCCCTGCTCCTTGCCCTCAAGGGTAACGCTGTTCTCGTCGAATGGACAAAATCGCCCATCGCCTACGAAGAAGAGCCTGGATTTCGCGATCGTCTCTCCGAGGTGCTGGACGAGATCATGGTGCCGCAAAAGGTTGCGCTTCATTATATCGGTCTCCTGCGCCGCCACTGGCAGGCCCATGGAGATGGGCCGATCAAGCTCAAGAAGCTGCTATATGCGATCCGCCCGGCAATCGCGCTCGAACGGATGCGCACGACTGATTTTCGGAAGTTGCCGCCAATGAACATGATGAAAGGTCTGGCTGCGGTCAGCATCGATCACGAACTGCGCAAGGCAATCCATGATCTGGTGATGGTCAAAAGCCAAACTCGCGAGATGGGCGAGGGCATGCCGCCGGAGCGTATTCGGTCCTTTCTTGCGGCATCAATTGAGCGCTATGTAGATCTTGCCGAGCGTATCGAACCTGATCAGGAAGCAGAGAGTCGGGCACATCACCGTGCTGACATATTTTATCAGCAAGAAGTCCAGCGAGCGATTGGTTGA
- a CDS encoding succinate dehydrogenase iron-sulfur subunit has product MVELALPKNSQMREGKVWPKPAGAKNPREFRVYRWSPDDGQNPSIDTFYVDVDDCGPMVLDALLYIKNKIDPTLTLRRSCREGICGSCAMNIDGTNTLACTKGMDDIKGTVKIYPLPHMPVVKDLVPDLSNFYAQHRSIEPWLKTVSPTPAKEWKQSHEDRQKLDGLYECILCACCSTSCPSYWWNGDRYLGPAVLLQAYRWLIDSRDEATGERLDNLEDPFRLYRCHTIMNCAQTCPKGLNPAKAIAEIKKMMVERRV; this is encoded by the coding sequence ATGGTTGAACTCGCTCTCCCCAAGAATTCCCAGATGCGCGAAGGCAAGGTGTGGCCGAAGCCGGCGGGTGCCAAGAACCCCCGTGAGTTCCGCGTCTATCGCTGGAGCCCGGATGACGGCCAGAACCCGTCGATCGACACCTTCTACGTGGATGTCGACGATTGCGGGCCGATGGTTCTCGATGCGCTTCTCTACATCAAGAACAAGATCGATCCGACGCTGACGCTGCGCCGTTCCTGTCGTGAAGGCATCTGCGGTTCCTGCGCGATGAACATCGACGGCACGAATACGCTCGCCTGCACAAAGGGCATGGACGACATCAAGGGCACGGTGAAGATCTACCCGCTGCCGCATATGCCCGTGGTCAAGGATCTGGTTCCCGATCTCAGCAACTTCTACGCCCAGCACCGCTCGATCGAGCCCTGGCTGAAGACGGTTTCGCCGACGCCGGCCAAGGAATGGAAGCAGAGCCATGAGGATCGTCAGAAGCTCGACGGTCTCTATGAGTGCATTCTCTGCGCCTGCTGCTCGACCTCCTGTCCGAGCTACTGGTGGAACGGCGACCGCTATCTCGGCCCGGCCGTTCTGCTGCAGGCCTATCGCTGGCTGATCGACTCCAGAGACGAAGCGACCGGCGAACGACTCGACAATCTCGAGGATCCGTTCCGCCTCTATCGTTGCCACACGATCATGAACTGCGCGCAGACCTGCCCGAAGGGTCTGAACCCGGCCAAGGCGATCGCCGAAATCAAGAAGATGATGGTCGAGCGTCGCGTGTGA
- a CDS encoding protease inhibitor Inh/omp19 family protein — translation MQLRYVVTGLTAALALAGCQRTSYDYSSNSAPPPLTAQPVPSVQGGQLPPPTGQFPAAPTSTAPTVGVQPGGAAPTAAMDVTKESMVGSWRVNGSCDMFLTLTNLGSGSRGGTRGCVGELTAMGSWEVSGKQVLLKDRSGNQIGSVYKVADNSFNGQTSTGQPITLSR, via the coding sequence ATGCAGTTGCGATATGTGGTGACGGGTTTAACGGCCGCTCTGGCCTTGGCAGGATGCCAGCGCACCTCATATGATTACAGCAGTAACAGTGCGCCTCCGCCGCTGACCGCACAGCCGGTACCCTCGGTGCAGGGCGGCCAGCTTCCGCCGCCGACCGGGCAGTTTCCTGCCGCCCCGACCTCGACGGCGCCGACGGTGGGTGTCCAGCCTGGCGGCGCTGCACCCACTGCCGCCATGGATGTCACCAAGGAATCGATGGTCGGCAGCTGGCGTGTCAACGGCAGCTGTGACATGTTCCTGACGCTTACCAATCTCGGCAGCGGTTCGCGCGGCGGTACACGCGGTTGCGTTGGCGAGCTGACGGCCATGGGCTCCTGGGAAGTTTCCGGCAAGCAGGTTCTGCTCAAGGACCGCAGCGGCAACCAGATCGGTTCCGTCTACAAGGTTGCCGACAACAGCTTCAATGGCCAGACCTCGACCGGGCAGCCGATCACCCTCAGCCGGTAA
- the sucD gene encoding succinate--CoA ligase subunit alpha — MSILVNKDTKILVQGLTGKTGTFHTEQALAYYGTQMVGGIHPKKGGETWTGSKGESLPIFATVAEGKEKTGADATVIYVPPAGAADAIIEAIDAEIPFITCITEGIPVMDMVRVKARLDRSKSRLLGPNCPGILTPEECKIGIMPGSIFRKGSVGIVSRSGTLTYEAVFQTSNEGLGQTTAVGIGGDPVKGTEFIDVLEMFLADDATTSIIMIGEIGGSAEEDAAQFLKDEAKKGRRKPMAGFIAGRTAPKGRTMGHAGAVVSGGKGDAESKIAAMESAGIKVSPSPARLGKTLVEVLKG; from the coding sequence ATGTCTATTCTCGTCAACAAAGACACCAAGATCCTTGTTCAGGGTCTGACCGGCAAGACCGGTACATTCCACACCGAACAGGCGCTTGCTTATTACGGCACGCAGATGGTCGGTGGTATTCACCCGAAGAAGGGCGGCGAAACCTGGACCGGCTCCAAGGGCGAAAGCCTGCCGATCTTCGCAACCGTTGCCGAAGGCAAGGAAAAGACCGGCGCTGACGCGACCGTCATCTACGTTCCGCCGGCAGGTGCAGCCGATGCGATCATCGAGGCGATCGACGCCGAGATCCCGTTCATCACCTGCATCACCGAAGGCATCCCGGTCATGGACATGGTTCGCGTCAAGGCTCGCCTCGACCGCTCCAAGTCGCGCCTGCTCGGCCCGAACTGCCCAGGCATCCTGACGCCGGAAGAATGCAAGATCGGCATCATGCCGGGTTCGATCTTCCGCAAGGGTTCGGTCGGTATCGTTTCCCGTTCGGGGACGCTGACCTACGAAGCAGTCTTCCAGACCTCCAACGAAGGCCTCGGCCAGACGACGGCTGTCGGCATCGGCGGCGACCCGGTCAAGGGTACCGAGTTCATCGACGTGCTGGAAATGTTCCTCGCTGACGATGCCACGACCTCGATCATCATGATCGGCGAAATCGGCGGCTCGGCTGAAGAGGACGCGGCCCAGTTCCTCAAGGACGAGGCCAAGAAGGGCCGCAGGAAGCCGATGGCCGGCTTCATCGCCGGCCGTACCGCGCCGAAGGGCCGCACCATGGGCCATGCCGGTGCTGTGGTTTCCGGCGGCAAGGGTGATGCGGAATCGAAGATCGCGGCGATGGAATCGGCAGGCATCAAGGTGTCGCCGTCTCCGGCTCGCCTCGGCAAGACGCTGGTTGAAGTCCTCAAGGGCTAA
- a CDS encoding 2-oxoglutarate dehydrogenase E1 component produces the protein MARQEANEQFQITSFLDGANAAYIEQLYARYEDDPNSVDDQWRSFFKALEDDPADVKKAAKGASWRKKNWPLQASGDLVSALDGDWGIVEKVIETKVKAKAEAAGQPAGAADVLQATRDSVRAIMMIRAYRMRGHLHAKLDPLGIAAPVDDYHELSPENYGFTAADYDRKIFIDNVLGLEYATLREMIEILERTYCSTLGVEFMHISNPEEKAWIQERIEGPDKGVAFSAEGKKAILAKLVEAEGYEQFLDVKFKGTKRFGLDGGESLIPALEQILKRGGHLGLKEAVFGMAHRGRLNVLSQVMGKPHRAIFHEFKGGSYAPDEVEGSGDVKYHLGASSDREFDGNKVHVSLTANPSHLEIVDPVVMGKARAKQDMSATVWDGDIIPLSERSKVLPLLIHGDAAFAGQGVIAEILGLSGLRGHRVAGTMHVIINNQIGFTTNPAFSRSSPYPSDVAKMIEAPILHVNGDDPEAVVYAAKVATEFRMKFHKPVVLDMFCYRRYGHNEGDEPSFTQPKMYKVIRGHKTVLQLYADRLVREGLLTDGEVEKMKADWRAHLEQEFEAGQHYKPNKADWLDGEWSGLRTADNADEQRRGKTAVPMKTLKDIGRKLSEIPEGFNAHRTIQRFMENRANMIQSGEGLDWAMAEALAFGALVVEGHKIRLSGQDCERGTFSQRHSVLYDQETEERYIPLANLSQTQARYEVINSMLSEEAVLGFEYGYSLARPNALTLWEAQFGDFANGAQVVFDQFISSGERKWLRMSGLVCLLPHGYEGQGPEHSSARLERFLQLCAEDNMQVANVTTPANYFHILRRQLKRDFRKPLILMTPKSLLRHKRAVSTLAELAGESSFHRLLWDDAEVIKDGPIKLQKDAKIRRVVICTGKVYYDLLEEREKRGIDDIYLLRIEQLYPFPAKALINELSRFRNAEMVWCQEEPKNMGAWSFIDPYLEWVLAHIDAKYQRVRYTGRPAAASPATGLMSKHLSQLAAFLEDALGG, from the coding sequence ATGGCACGGCAAGAAGCCAACGAGCAATTTCAGATCACCTCGTTTCTGGATGGCGCCAATGCTGCCTATATCGAGCAGCTCTACGCCCGTTATGAAGATGATCCCAACTCGGTCGACGATCAGTGGCGGTCCTTCTTCAAGGCGCTGGAAGACGATCCTGCCGATGTGAAGAAGGCGGCCAAGGGCGCATCCTGGCGCAAAAAGAACTGGCCGCTGCAGGCAAGCGGCGATCTCGTCTCAGCGCTCGATGGCGACTGGGGCATCGTCGAAAAGGTCATCGAGACCAAGGTGAAGGCGAAGGCCGAAGCCGCCGGTCAGCCGGCGGGCGCCGCCGACGTGCTGCAAGCGACGCGTGATTCCGTTCGCGCCATCATGATGATCCGTGCCTATCGCATGCGCGGCCACCTGCACGCCAAGCTCGATCCGCTCGGCATCGCCGCTCCGGTGGATGACTATCACGAGCTTTCGCCCGAAAATTACGGCTTCACGGCTGCCGACTACGATCGCAAGATCTTCATCGATAATGTGCTCGGTCTCGAATATGCGACCCTCCGCGAGATGATCGAAATCCTCGAGCGTACCTATTGCTCGACCCTCGGCGTCGAATTCATGCACATCTCCAATCCGGAAGAAAAGGCATGGATCCAGGAACGCATTGAAGGTCCGGACAAGGGTGTTGCCTTCTCCGCTGAAGGCAAAAAGGCGATCCTCGCCAAGCTGGTCGAAGCCGAAGGTTACGAACAGTTCCTCGACGTCAAGTTCAAGGGCACCAAGCGCTTCGGCCTCGACGGCGGTGAATCGCTGATCCCGGCGCTCGAGCAGATCCTGAAGCGCGGCGGTCATCTCGGCCTCAAGGAAGCCGTTTTCGGCATGGCCCATCGCGGTCGCCTGAACGTACTTTCCCAGGTCATGGGCAAGCCGCACCGCGCCATCTTCCACGAGTTCAAGGGCGGTTCTTACGCGCCTGATGAAGTCGAAGGCTCCGGCGACGTGAAGTACCATCTGGGTGCTTCCTCCGACCGCGAATTCGACGGCAACAAGGTGCATGTCTCGCTGACGGCGAACCCGTCGCACCTCGAAATCGTCGATCCCGTGGTCATGGGCAAGGCTCGCGCCAAGCAGGACATGAGCGCTACCGTCTGGGACGGTGACATCATCCCGCTGTCCGAACGTTCCAAGGTTCTACCGCTTCTGATCCACGGCGACGCAGCTTTCGCCGGCCAGGGCGTCATTGCCGAAATCCTTGGCTTGTCGGGTCTGCGCGGCCATCGCGTCGCCGGCACGATGCACGTCATCATCAACAACCAGATCGGCTTCACCACCAACCCGGCCTTCTCGCGCTCGTCGCCTTATCCGTCCGACGTCGCCAAGATGATCGAAGCGCCGATCCTGCACGTTAACGGTGATGATCCGGAAGCTGTGGTCTATGCGGCCAAGGTTGCGACCGAATTCCGCATGAAGTTCCACAAGCCTGTCGTGCTCGACATGTTCTGCTATCGTCGCTACGGCCACAATGAAGGCGATGAGCCGTCCTTCACACAGCCGAAGATGTACAAGGTCATCCGTGGTCACAAGACGGTCCTGCAGCTCTATGCGGACCGTCTCGTTCGCGAAGGCCTGCTCACCGACGGCGAAGTCGAAAAGATGAAGGCCGACTGGCGCGCTCATCTCGAGCAGGAGTTCGAAGCCGGTCAGCACTACAAGCCGAACAAGGCCGACTGGCTGGACGGCGAATGGTCCGGTCTGCGCACGGCTGACAATGCCGACGAACAGCGCCGCGGCAAGACCGCCGTGCCTATGAAGACGCTCAAGGATATCGGCCGCAAGCTGTCGGAAATTCCTGAAGGCTTCAATGCGCACCGCACGATCCAGCGCTTCATGGAAAACCGCGCCAACATGATCCAGAGTGGCGAAGGCCTCGACTGGGCCATGGCGGAGGCGCTTGCTTTCGGTGCGCTTGTCGTCGAAGGTCACAAGATTCGTTTGTCCGGTCAGGATTGCGAACGTGGTACCTTCTCGCAGCGCCACTCGGTTCTCTACGATCAGGAAACTGAAGAGCGCTACATCCCGCTCGCGAACCTGTCGCAGACGCAGGCCCGTTACGAAGTCATCAACTCGATGCTTTCGGAAGAAGCCGTTCTCGGCTTCGAATATGGCTACTCGCTGGCTCGTCCGAATGCTCTGACGCTCTGGGAAGCCCAGTTCGGCGACTTCGCAAACGGCGCGCAGGTCGTCTTCGATCAGTTCATCTCGTCGGGCGAACGCAAGTGGCTGCGCATGTCGGGTCTCGTCTGCCTGCTGCCGCACGGTTATGAAGGCCAAGGTCCGGAACACTCGTCCGCCCGTCTGGAGCGCTTCCTCCAGCTTTGCGCGGAAGACAATATGCAGGTCGCCAACGTCACGACGCCGGCGAACTACTTCCACATCTTGCGCCGCCAGCTGAAGCGCGACTTCCGCAAGCCGCTGATCCTGATGACGCCGAAGTCGCTGCTGCGCCACAAGCGCGCCGTATCGACGCTTGCCGAACTGGCCGGTGAATCTTCCTTCCACCGTCTCCTTTGGGACGATGCCGAAGTCATCAAGGACGGCCCGATCAAGCTGCAGAAGGACGCCAAGATCCGTCGCGTCGTCATCTGCACCGGCAAGGTCTATTACGACCTGCTGGAAGAGCGCGAAAAGCGCGGCATCGACGACATCTACCTGCTGCGTATCGAGCAGCTCTATCCGTTCCCGGCCAAGGCGCTCATCAACGAGCTGTCCCGCTTCCGGAACGCCGAGATGGTTTGGTGCCAGGAAGAGCCGAAGAACATGGGTGCCTGGTCGTTCATCGACCCGTATCTCGAATGGGTGCTTGCCCATATCGATGCGAAGTACCAGCGCGTTCGCTACACGGGTCGCCCGGCCGCCGCTTCGCCGGCAACGGGCCTGATGTCGAAGCATCTGTCGCAGCTCGCCGCGTTCCTCGAGGATGCGCTGGGCGGCTAG
- the mdh gene encoding malate dehydrogenase gives MARNKIALIGSGMIGGTLAHLAGLKELGDIVLFDIADGIPQGKGLDIAQSSPVEGFDANLTGASDYSAIEGADVCIVTAGVPRKPGMSRDDLLGINLKVMEQVGAGIKKYAPNAFVICITNPLDAMVWALQKFSGLPANKVVGMAGVLDSSRFRLFLAKEFNVSVQDVTAFVLGGHGDTMGPLARYSTVGGIPLTDLVTMGWVTKERLEEIIQRTRDGGAEIVGLLKTGSAYYAPAASAIEMAEAYLKDKKRVLPCAAHLTGQYGVKDMYVGVPTVIGAGGVERIIEIDLNKTEKEAFDKSVGAVAGLCEACINIAPALK, from the coding sequence ATGGCGCGTAACAAGATCGCACTCATCGGTTCTGGCATGATTGGTGGCACGCTGGCGCATCTGGCCGGCCTGAAGGAGCTGGGCGACATCGTCCTCTTCGACATTGCTGACGGCATCCCCCAGGGCAAGGGCCTCGACATCGCACAGTCCTCCCCGGTCGAAGGCTTCGACGCCAACCTGACAGGCGCCAGCGACTACTCCGCGATCGAAGGTGCTGACGTCTGCATCGTCACCGCCGGCGTTCCGCGCAAGCCGGGCATGAGCCGTGATGACCTTCTCGGCATCAACCTCAAGGTCATGGAGCAGGTCGGCGCCGGCATCAAGAAATATGCCCCGAACGCTTTCGTCATCTGCATCACCAACCCGCTCGACGCCATGGTCTGGGCGCTGCAGAAGTTCTCCGGCCTTCCGGCCAACAAGGTCGTCGGCATGGCCGGCGTTCTCGACTCCTCGCGCTTCCGTCTTTTCCTCGCCAAGGAATTCAACGTTTCCGTTCAGGACGTCACGGCTTTCGTTCTCGGTGGCCACGGCGACACGATGGGGCCGCTCGCTCGTTACTCGACGGTTGGCGGCATTCCGCTGACCGACCTCGTCACCATGGGCTGGGTCACCAAGGAGCGCCTCGAAGAGATCATCCAGCGCACCCGTGACGGCGGTGCCGAAATCGTCGGCCTGCTGAAGACCGGTTCGGCTTACTACGCTCCGGCGGCTTCAGCGATCGAAATGGCTGAAGCCTACCTCAAGGACAAGAAGCGCGTTCTGCCCTGCGCTGCCCACCTGACCGGCCAGTACGGCGTCAAGGACATGTATGTCGGCGTTCCCACCGTCATCGGTGCCGGCGGCGTCGAGCGCATCATCGAGATCGATCTCAACAAGACCGAGAAGGAAGCCTTCGACAAGTCCGTCGGCGCCGTTGCCGGTCTCTGCGAAGCCTGCATCAACATCGCGCCCGCGCTCAAGTAA